The Methylocella tundrae genome contains the following window.
TTACTGGTCGCGATCGATCGCCTGTCTCTTCTTCACCCTCCGAGATAGGCGGCGGAGATGTCGTCATGCTCCAGCATTTCGCGGCCGGAGCCCTGCAATTTGATCCGCCCGTTCTCCAGCACATAGGCATGGTCCGCGATCTCCAGCGCGGCGTGGGCGTTCTGCTCGACGAGGAGAATGGTGCGGCCTTCGTCTTTCAACGATTTGATGATGGAAAAAATCTCTTCGACGAAGAGCGGCGCGAGCCCCATCGATGGCTCGTCGAGGAGCAGCAGCTTCGGGCAGGCCATCAAAGCGCGGGCGATCGCCAGCATCTGCTGTTCGCCGCCGGACAAAAGCCCCGCGCTCTGAGAGAGGCGCTCTTTCAGCCGGGGAAAGCGGGCGAGCGCTTTTTCGCGCCGCCTTTCGATTTCGGCTGCGTCGCGTTCGAGATAGGCACCCGCGAGAAGATTTTCCGCGACGCTCATCTGCGCGAAAATCTGCCGGCCTTCAGGGACATGCGCAATTTTTTTTCGCGCGATGACATGAGCCGGACGATTGGTCAAAGCCTCGCCGTCGAATGTGACGGAGCCGGCGCGGATTTTCAGAAGTCCGGAGACGCCACGCAGGATGGTGGTCTTGCCGGCGCCGTTGGCGCCGATGAGGCAGACGATCTGGCCGGCGCCGACGGCAAGATCAACGCCCTTGACGACGGCGCTGGCGCCATAGCCGATCTCAAGGCCGCGCGCGTCAAGCAATACGGCGCTCATGTGCCGGCCCCACGCAATTCGCCGGCGCCTTGGACGCCAAGATAAGCTTCGATGACGGCCGCATCCGCGCGCACCGCCGCGGGCGCGCCCTCAGCGATCTTGCGGCCGAAATTCAAGACCGTGATCTTGTCGCACAATCGCATGACGAGGCTCATATCATGCTCGACGAGCAGCATGGAAACGCCGCGCGCCTTGATCTGCAAGAGCAGGTCTTTGAGTGCGGCGGTCTCAGCCGGATTCATGCCGGCGGCTGGCTCATCAAGAAGCAGCAGCTTCGGCGTGGAGGCAAGGGCGCGCGCAATCTCGAGCCGGCGCTGATCGCCATAAGACAAGGCGCCCGCGGGCCTATGCGCCGCGGCGGCGAGCCCGACGAAAGAGAGCAGCTCTTTTGCTTCGCGCAGAGCGGCGCGCTCTTGCGATCGAAACCGCCCGAGCCGCGTCAAAATCTCGAACAGCGATTCGGCGACATGCAGATGCATGCCGGTCAGCACATTTTCCAGCGCCGTCATTTGCGTGAACAGGCGAAGATTCTGAAAGGTGCGGGCCAGCCCGCGCCGCGCGCGGCGATCCGGGGAGAGCGAATCGATTCGCGCGCCGTCGAGCCGGATCGTCCCGGCCTGTTGTTTGTTAAGCCCGGTGACGAGGTTGAAGAAGCTCGTCTTGCCGGCGCCGTTCGGACCGATCAGCGCGTCGAGGCTGCCGGCCTCGAGGGTAAGGTCGAGGTTGTCGATGGCCGTGAGGCCGCCATAGCGCAGCGTCAACGCCTCGATCTGCAGAAGGGCGGCGGTCAAGCGCGCGCTCCAATGCGTCTCGCGCGCCAGGGAAGAATGCCGTGCGGCATATAAAGAACGGCGATGACGATGATGAGGCCGTTGATGACGAGCCGAAAGTCCTGCAGCGGACGCAAGACTTCAGGCAGTAGCGTAAGCACCATCGCGCCGGCGAGCGGACCAAAGGGCGAACCGACGCCGCCGAGAAGCGCATAGCTCAAGATCGTCACCGCCGCGTCAAAGCCATAGTCGTTCGGACTGATGAAAGAGGACGCATGGGCGTTGAGCGCGCCGGCGAGGCCGGCGAGCATGGCCGAGGCGACGAGAGCGGCCATCTTGTAGCGCGCAAGAGGGATGCCGCTGACGGAGGCCGCGATCTCATCCTCGCGGATGGCTTCCAAAGCGCGGCCGACGCGGGAGCGCGTGATCAAAACCAGCGCCAGCAGCGCCGATCCAAGGCACCCGTAGATGAGCGGGAAATCAGCCTTGACGGGAATGCCGGAAAGGCCGAGCGCGCCGCCTGTTACATCGGATTGAATGAGGAAAATGCGCAGAATTTCGCCAAGACCGATCGTCGCTAGCGCGAGATAGACGCCGGATAGCCGCAAGGTCGGCACGCCGATCGCGAGAGCGATCGCCGCGGGAATCAGCATGGCGGCGGCGAGCACGAGAGGGAAGGGCAGGCCGGAATGCAAAGTGAGAAGGGCCGAAGCATAGGCCCCGATCCCCATGAAAGCGGCCTGGCCGAGCGACAATTGCCCGATCGCCAGCACAACATACATGCTGAGCGCCAGCAGCCCATTGACGCCGAGCGAAGCGATGAGGCTCTGATACGTCCAGAGAAAATCGCTAAGGTCAAAGCCAGTCATATTGCGACATGTCGAGATCAATCTTCATCCGGTGCTCCCTGGCGCGGACAAGATCAAGCTCTCGCGAAGGCGTCAAGACTCACTCTCGCTGACACGAGGATCGCATCCGGGCGACGGGGAAAAAATTTGCCGCTATTCCTCGCGAAGCGCTGGCTCCGCCAGGCGTTTCGGGCGACCAGAATTTCAGCTTTCGATCGTGTCTGCGAACGCTCGGGCCAACCGCACCGCGAGAGCGCGCGCGTCGGTCTTGAGCCTCTCGTCAGCTTTCGGCTTGATCCGCTCGTTCCGGACAGTGACCTCGACCGCCAGCACGCTCCCGCCAACGTCCTGTTCACGCCATGTGAGCTTGGCGCGGACATGGTTTTCATCGAGCGGCAGCAATTCGATTTCGAGGCCTTTGTTCATTGTCCCCCCGGTGAAAGCTGCGGCGGTCGTTAGAAATCAGATGCCGTAAGATGACAGAAGCTCTGGCGGCGCCGTGCATAGGCGCTGAGGGCGGCCCGCTCGATCTGGACACGATTGACGTCGAACGCCTCCAACAAGGAAGCTTCGTTCCGTCGCACCTGGGGGCTAATCCGTTCGAGCGCCTCCTCATCCAAATGAAAGGCGATTTCGAATGTGGATTCATGACCCCAAAAGCTGACGCATCGCTTGACGGGATCGTAACTGCGGCTGGCGTTGGGGAAATGGAGCGTCATCGGCTTCCTCCAGAAATGCGCAGGCGCGATGAGAGTCGTCAGACTGCGCCGCTGATCCCCAGTCAGCGCGGCGAACGGCCTTAATTGTTTTAGATGATCAATTTGCGCCCGCGATTCACTCAAACATGAAACGCGGAGGCGTGAAAGCACCGATTAGACGCCGCGCCGGTGTTTCCAGCGGCGCGACGCTCGATCACGCCGGGACGTCGGCCGGGACGTCGAGAGACGCCGAGGCTGCGGCCAAGGGCGTCGTCGTGGCGGCCGGTTGCTTGCGGAGCCACGCGCCGACGCCCGAACTGTCGGAAGTGAACTCGACGCCCTTCATTTCGAGCGCTTTCTGGATCAGCCCCAGCGTCATGGCCTGAATGCCTTGGCCGGCTTCAAATCGCGTTATCGTGTTTACGGAGACGCGGGCGGCTTCGGCCAGTTCGCGCGCGCCAAGCGAAAGCCCGGCTCGAGCCATCCTACATTGATCGGGGGTCATTTGCTTGCCTCTCTGCGCGATGTCGCGCGCCGGTTCTTTAGGTCCGTTAATTCATTCTGGTCGCGCGCGCGCCGCAACTGCTTCATCGCCTTCCTGGGGCTGGGCTTCTCGTTGCTCGGCTCCGGCGTCATATCGGCTTGCAGAGCCTCGATCCGCCGCGTGAGGTCGGCGACCGCCTCCGAACGAACTTTGAGCCTGACGCCAACGCCTCCGCCGTTTTCGCCCAGAAACTCGACGCCCGCCGCTTCAAGAGCATCGCGCAAAGCTTTGATCGTCGCGACTCGGGTTTCCGACAAATGCCCTTGCATGCGTTCAAGGCGCTTGACGGTTTCGACTGACACGCCGGAGGCGGCCGCCAGGGCCGACTGTTCCATGCGGAGCATGGCGCGAGCGGCGCGAAGCTGTTCTGCTGTCAAGCTGCGCCTCATTGGCAATGAAGGGTTAGATTACCTGTGAAGTGTAAATAATACGCTACGGGGGGTAAATCAAGGGGCGGAAAGACTGCGTTTCGGCTTGACCTGATCGCAGCCGCAGTTCTCGCGCCTCAAGTTCGGGTTTCGCGCGCCCCCGAACGAGGTTCTTGCCTTGCATCGCCTTCGGCGTTCGAGTGTCAGTTGCTCGCGCGGATCATCTGCGGGCGCGCTGGCGAGCGCCGGTTTAGCGAGCCGCTCGCCTCTGATTCACCAGCAGCGCCGCGCCCAATGCCAGCCATAGGGGCCGAGCACCCATCGCCGGGCGCATCCGCCATAGCCGTACCCTCGGCCTTGTGCATAGCCCCATCCACCGTGGCCCCATCCACCGTGGCCCCATCCGCCGCGCCCCCATCCGCCGTGCCCCCAATGGCCGCCGTGACGCCCGCCTCCATGATGCCATCCTCCGCCGTGATGACGCCAGCCGCCGTGGCGATGACCGCCATGGTGGTGTCCGCCATGATGGCCGTGGCCGCCATGCCCATGGCCGCGCGCGAAGGCCGGGCTCACTGGAACCGACGTCACGCCGAGCATAACGGCCGTGACCAGAATGTTGATTGCGCGCATGGGGGCTAACTCTTTGGCAGCCGCAGGTCTGTGCGAAAAACACGGCCCGGCTGCGACAGATGAAGAAATATCACATTTGATTGCGGAGGCCAGAGGTCAAAGCCATGCGCCGATTAGATTTCACCGGCCGATGATCCGAAAGGGAAGCAAAGGAATTCCGCCGTTCCGCTCAGTCGTGGAAGAGAATTTGAGCGGCGATCCGGATGCGTCAGGCGCGTCTCGCGCTGGGCCGGCCGAAGAGGCCAAGCGGGCGTATCCACAAGGTCAGCACAAGGAGCAAAAAGCCGACCGCCTCCTTGTAAACGGAGGAGACATAGCCGGCCGTCAGCGCCTCAAGGACGCCGATGAGCAGTCCGGCGACCAGCGCGCCGCCGATGTCGCCGAGACCGCCGAGAATGATGACGGCGAAGCCCTTGAGCGTCATGGCTTCGCCCATATAGGGCGTGATGGCGTTATATTCGAGCGCGATCAGAACGCCCGCGGCGCCGGCGAGCGCGCCCGAGACGAAGGAGACCTGGCTCATGATCGCGCGGGTGTCGATTCCCATGAGTTCCGCTGCGTCTGGGTTTTCGGCGAGGGCGCGCATGGCGAGGCCGGTCCGCGTCATCCGCAGCAGCAGGACGAGACCGAGAGCGAGGGCGGCGACCGTGCCGACGATAAGGAGTTGCGCCAGAGAGACGCTTGCGCCCTGGAAAGTCCATGGCGCGCTATCGACGAGGCCGATGGGAAAGCGGCGAATCTCGGAGCCAAACAGCGCCGTCATTCCCGAATAGAGGAAAAGCGTTGCGCCGAGGGTGACCATCAGCGAGGCAAGCTCGGGCGCGCGGACTTTGCGCAAACGCGAGAGCAGCAGAAAATCGACGACGACGGCGATGAGCCCGGTCGCGATTGCCGCCGCCGGCAGGGCGATCGCGAGCGGCGCGCCTTTGATCGTCGCAAAGAGGGCGATATAGGCGGCGGCGGAGAAGTAAAAGCCATAGGTCAAATTGACGACCCCGAGCACGCCGAACATCAGGGTGAAGCCGAGGGCGAATAGCGCATAGGCTGATCCCGCGACGAAGCCATTGATGATCTGCTGAAGGAGCATGCTGGTCCGCGTGGCTCTTTGCGCCGCTATTTCAAGATCGTGAATTTGCCTTGCGCGACTTCGAGAACGAGGACGCCGGACGTCACTGCCGGATCGCGCTCCGGCGTAAAGGCGAAGGCGCCCATAACGCCATCAATTCTGGTTTTCAGAAGAGCCTCGCGAATGGAATCGCCGGTCAAATCCTTTGCTGCATTCAGCGCGCTCGCCACGATTTTCAAAGTGTCGAACGCCTGCGCCGCGAACTGATCGGGATCGGCGCCGTATTTGGCGCGATAGTCGGTGATGAATTTTTCATTCAACGGATCGCTTTTGCCGACGAACCATGGACTGCCGACGAGCAGCCCGTCGGCGGCGGCGCCGGCGATTTCGAGCACCTTGGGCGAGTTCATGCCATTGCCGCCGATAACCCGCACGGAGGCCGGAAAACCCAGCGCCTGCTTGGCGAGCAATATGCCAGCGCCTGCGTCCGCCAGCGCCGAGACGACGATCGCGTCGGGGTTGAGGCTCTTGATCTTGGTCAGTTGAGCGGAGAAATCCGTATCCTTGGCGCCGAAGGTTTCGGTCGTCAGAACCTCGATGTTCAGATCCGCCAGCGCCGCCTTCATGACGTCATAGGCCGATTTGGTGAAAGCGTCGTCGCGGCCATAAAGCACCGCGACCTTTTTGACGCCGAATTTTTCACGCGCGGTGCGCAGCGTCACGGGGATGACGTCGGCCTCCGGCAGCGAGGTGCGAAACACATAAGGGCCGATGGCGGTGATGCCGTTCGCCGTCGTCGAGGTGCCGATGATCGGGGTCTTGCGCTCGATGGCGAGCGGCGCGACGGCGAACATCTCGGTCGACAGGGTCGGCCCCAACAGCAGCGGAACCCTCGCGCGGCCGAGCAACTGGCGCGCGGCGTTGATCGCCTGCTCCTTGCTCCCGGCCGAATCCTGGTACGCGATCGCTAGGGGGCGCCCATGTATGCCGCCTGCGCGATTGGCTTCCTCGACCCCGAGATCGAATCCCTGCTTGATCGAGACGCCATATTTGGCGTTGGGGCCGCTCAAAATCTCGATCGCGCCGATAATCACCGGGTCCGAGCCCTCAGCCAGCGAGAGCTGTGGGAGAGCAAGACAGCCGGCGATGGCGCAAAAGCGGAACAAGGATCTGATGAGTCGATGCATCGGGCGTGATCGCGGGCGTGAGTGGGACGAACGGCGGAGTCGTCGCAACGGTCTAAACCGAAGCCGGGCCGATTCCTAGGGCCGGATCGGATGGCTTTGGATGCACCCGCCGCGCCATGATTCGATCCAACCTCCCAAATCCGTCTTTCATCAATAGGTTCGAGCATGATGTGGCCCGAAAACCGGTTTCCACTTTTGGGCGCCACGCCTTGGGGCGCCATGCCTTGGGCGCCTCGGACGGATGAGACCATTCGGTCGACTGGATGTTCCTGCAAATTCAAAAGCGTGAGCACATCCCCCTCGATCAGCATAAAACAATCCGATCGGAACATGCTCTGGTCATCTGCGTCCGCGAGCCCGCGCGGCGCCTTGCAGAAAATCGGCGAAAATCCCCAGGCGATCGCTTAACCGTGACTGAAAGACGGCGGAACTATGGTGTTCTGTCAGGAGTTAGTTGCCAGAGGGCCAATTTCCAAAGGAGAACGTAATGAAACGCTTAGGTGCATTGACGAGCGCCGCTGCTCTTTGCGGCGCGCTTGTCATCAGCGGTCCGGCCTCGGCCTTCGGCGGCGGCCACGGCGGATTCGGCGGTGGTGGTTTCCACGGCGGCGGGTTTGGCGGTGGTTTCCATGGCGGCGGCTTTCGCGGCGGCGGGTTTGGCGGCGGCTTCCATGGCGCCGGTTTTCGTGGCGGCGGGTTTGGCGGCGGCGGCTGGCATGGCGGCGGCTGGCATGGCGGCGGATGGCGTGGAGCCGGCTGGCGGGGCGGCGGCTGGAACCGCGGCTGGAACGGCGGCTGGAATCGCGGCTGGAACGGCGGCTGGGGTTATAACGGCTGGGGCTATGGATTGGGCGCGGGCCTGCTCGGTCTTGGTCTTGGCTACGGCCTGGCCAGCACCTGGGACTATGGCTACCCTTACGATACTTACGGCTATTACCCCGGCTACGCCTATGGCTATCCGGGCTACGCTTATGGCAACTATTCCTATGCGCCGGGGTATTACACAACTCCCGGACAGGTGGTGACGACCGCTCCTCTCGTGACGGGGCGCAGCGTCGCGACCGGCAATGCCGGCGACTTCTGCACAACGCCGGTGAAGACCTGCCAACTCTATCACACCTCCTTTGTCGGCAACGGTTGCTCGTGCAAGGTGCCGGGCGGGCGGGCGAGGGGATCGGTCACGCCCTGACCGTCAAGGGCCTGAAAGAAATGCGCAGCGGCCGGTTTATCCCGGCCGTTTTTTTGGCTCAGAGCCCAAAATAGGCGCGATACCAGGCGATGAAGGCTTCGACGCCGTCAGCCAGAGGCGTCGTCGGCCTGAAGCCGGTCAGCTGAAACAGCAGCTCGGTATCGGCGAAGGTCAAGGGCACGTCGCCCTGCTGCATCTCCAGAAAATTGCAGGTCGCGCGCAGGCCCGTCGCCGTCTCGATGGCGGCGATGAAATCCATCAGTCCGACAGGGCTTTGCGCCCCGATATTGACGACCCGCCAGGGCGCGACGGGCGACAGGCTGTCTATCCCAGGCGTCGGGGAAGGCCTCGCGTCGACGGCGGGAGGACTATGCGCGAGCAGCCGAATCATGGCTTCCACGAGATCATCGACATAGGTGAAATCCCGCTTCATTTTGCCGTGATTATAAACGTCGATCGGACGCCCTTCGAAGAGGGCCGCGGCAAACTTGAAGAGCGCCATGTCCGGACGTCCCCAAGGCCCATAGACGGTGAAGAACCGCAGCATTGTGACCGGAATCTTGAACAGATGCGCATAGGCGTGCGCCATCTCCTCATTTGCCTTTTTTGATGCTGCGTAAAGCGTCAGGGGATGATCCGTGCGATCGGTTTCCCGGAAGGGTATCGAGGCGTTGGCCCCGTAGACCGATGAGGTCGAAGCCATCAGCGCGTGACGCGGCGGCGACTGGCGCATCAGTTCCAGGAGGTTGAACGCTCCCACGAGATTGGCGTCGACATAGGCGCGCGGATTGTCGAGGCTGTACCTCACCCCCGCCTGCGCGGCGAAATGATAGACGGCGTCGAAGCCGGCGCCATAAACGTCTTTAAGCGCCGCGAAGTCTTCAAGCAGGATCGCATGGCCGCGAAAACGGGGGCTCCGCTGCAAAATCTCATGCCGCTTCAGCTTGAGCTTCGGGTCGTAATAGGGTGTGAAGCCATCGACGCCGACGACGTCGTGGCCGTCGGCGAGAAGGCGGGCGGCGGTATGGAAACCAATGAATCCGGCGCTGCCGGTTACGAGAATGCGCATGGTGCAACAAGCTGGAGGCGAAACGGATTTGACGGCCTGCTAGAAGCTGACTAAAGCAAAAGACCGAATGACGAGTGATCCCCTCGCATGTTTCGTACGCAATTGCCAATCCAGGCCCGCATTCACTTCGAATTGACGGCGAAATCGCGGATTTCGGACGCCAGCAGCATCGCTGAGACCATCTGTCGCTTGAAAAATGCTTTCCCGGAAGACTACGAAGGAATTACAAAGCCCTGCGCTAGGAACTTTGTCACAATAGAGCCTTGAGCGGAGGTTTTTCCGCCCATCCGGCATTGCGCCGGATCACAAGGGAATGATCTAATGGAGTATCGGCGCTTCTTCGATGACGCGATTTCGAAGCTGAAGGGTGAAAGGCGCTATCGCGTTTTTGCCGATCTGGCGAGAGACGCCGAAGCTTTTCCCCGCGCATTGTGGCGACGCGGAGAAGGACCCGAGAATTCCATCGTCGACGTCGTGGTCTGGTGCTCCAACGATTATCTGTGCATGGGCCGCCATCCGAAAGTGATCGAGGCCATGAGCGCCGCGGCTGCGGCGCATGGGGTCGGCTCCGGTGGAACCCGCAATATCTCCGGCAACAATCATCCAATCGTCGAACTCGAGGCCGAGCTCGCCGACCTGCATGGCAAAGAGGCCGGTCTCGTCTTTACCTCCGGCTGGATTTCAAATCTCGCCGCCATTTCAACGATCGGCGACATTCTGCCGGACTGTCTCATTCTTTCCGATCAGCTCAACCATAATTCGATGATCGAAGGCGTGCGCCGCTCGAAGGCGGAGCGCAGGATTTTCCGCCACAACGATCTCGCCCATCTCGAGGAGCTCCTGGCGGAGGCCGGGCGCGAGCGCGCCAAGCTCATCGTCTTCGAGAGCCTCTATTCGATGAATGGCGATATTGCGCCGATCAATGAAATCGCCGATCTCGCAAAGCGTTACAACGCCATGACCTATATGGACGAAGTCCATGCGGTTGGCCTTTATGGCGCACGCGGCGGCGGCATCAGCGAGCGTGACGGCGCAATGGCGCGGATCGACGTCATCGAGGGCACTCTCGCCAAAGGATTTGGCACGCTCGGCGGCTATATCACCGGCGATTCGGCGATCATCGACGCTGTGCGCTCCTATGCGCCGTCCTTTATTTTCACGACCTCACTGCCGCCGTCCATCGCGGTCGCCGCCAAGACCGCCGTCAGCCTGCTGAAGCGGGCGGAGGGCGCCGAACTTCGCGCGCGGCATCAGCGCCAATCAATGCTGACCAAGCACGCGCTGAGCGCCGCGGGCCTGCCGGTGATGCCGAATTCATCGCATATCGTGCCAGTCCTCGTCGGCGACGCAGAGCTTTGCAAGGCCGCCACCGACATGCTGCTTGATCGCCATTCGATATATATCCAGCCGATCAATTATCCGACGGTGGCGAAGGGAACCGAGAGGCTGCGAATCACGCCGAGCCCGCTGCATACGGACGCCCACATCGCCGATCTCGTCGAGGCTCTGGTCGACGTCTGGCAGACTCTGAAATTGCCCTTCGTCGAAGAGCCGAAAGTCGTCGAATTCCGGCGCGAGAAGGTCGCTGTCGACCCGCAATGCACCTTCCCGGAATTCAAGCGCGCGGCCGAATAGGCGCCCGTCAACTCCGGTCCCGGAACGATTCCTGCAAATCGTTCCACGAAAATTGCCTCGCTGATCGCCGGCAGACGATGCGGCAAGCGCGGAAGAGGGCGCTCCAGCCCTTTTCCGAGCCGAGGTCGTTGGCGTCCCTCAGCCTTGGCGCATGAGCCTGGATCAGCCTCTCTCTCGGCCGTACGGGCTCATAATCGAGCAGCAGCAAGCGCCAGTCGATTGCGATCGCGGCCAGTTGCGCGCAAAGGCGTTCAAGCGAATCCTCCAGATCCTGTCCGGTTGGGTCATGCTCATGCAGCCGCTGGCGCACGAACAGGGTTGTTCCGGTCGCGCAGTCGGCCAGCAGGCGCGCGTGAAGCGCCGTATATTTTTCCTGTAACCTCTCCGCGATCGTTTCGACGTCGAGCGCTAGAAAATCTACATTCTTGCCATATTCATGCAGATGGACCGTGCGGGAGAGATAGGAATAGAGCGCTGGCTCTCCGCCGTAATTGGGAACCTTCATGATTTGTTCGGGCGCGAAGCAGGCCGCCGCGCCTTGATCGAGCACAATCGAGACGCTTGGCAGCGGCGTGATCCACCAGTCGAATGGATAAGCCCGGCCGGAGCGGCCGAGCCGGCGCCCCTGAAACGCGACTTCGCACAGCGCGCCGAGGCTGATAATGCGATCGACGACCAGGCGCGGCGCGGAGGGAAGGAGGGGTCGCCATAAAGGACGCATCATCCCTTCGCACCGGCAGGAACCACTTTCTTGGCCTCAACGGAATCAGTTTGCGTCAAATCCTGACACATGACGCCGAAGTGTTGCAGGTTTTTCGTACAAACATCATGCGGTAAAACAAAAGCCCTGTGCTAGAGCATATTCCGATCAGATCGGTTCGATCTGATCGACAAGGATATGCTCAAGTTTTTGAATCTGGAGCGATTTCTGATCGATCGAATGACTCCATTCGATCGGAAAGCGCCCTAGGGCGCGAGCCCATTCTGGGCGGCGAGCTGGGCCAGGTCCGTCTGCGGCCTTGCGCCGAGGTGCTGGATGATCTCGGCGGCCGCGAGAGCGCCGAGTTTTGCGCAGCTGACAAGATCGCGCTCCTTTGTGTAGCCCGCCAGAAATCCCGCCGCGAAAAGATCGCCGGCGCCTGTGGTGTCGACGACTGTTTCGACCGGAAAGGCGGGCGCGGTCAAAATCTCTGCGCCTTTGACGATGACGCAGCCTTGCTCCGACCGCGTCACGACGCCGAGCACATTCTCGCTTTGGAGCTGCGCGAGAGCGGCGCCGAAATCGGCGGTCTCATAGAGAGAATGCAATTCGCTTTCATTGGCGAAAATAATCTGCACGGCGCCCGAGCGCATCAGCCCCAGAAATTCGTCGCGATAGCGGTCGACGCAAAACGAATCGGACAGCGACAGGGCGACTTCCCGTCCGGCGGCGCGGGCGATTTTCGAGGCCTTGACGAAGGCTGCCTTGGCGGCTGGCGGATCCCAAAGATAGCCTTCGAGATAGGTCACGGCCGACTGTCTGACGAGATCCTCGTCGACGTCTTCTTCCGCCAGGTCCTGACAGGCGCCGAGAAAGGTGCTCATGGTGCGCTGGCCGTCAGGCGTCACGACGATGAGGCAGCGCGCGCTCGCCGTTCCCGCATCAGCCGGCGGCGTGGAAAATCCGACCTTGGCGGCGCGGATGTCATGGGCGAACAGGCCGCCGAGGTCGTCGGCCTTGACCTTGCCGATGAAGGCCGTCTCGCAGCCAAGGCTCGCAAGGCCGATGATCGTATTGGCGGCTGAGCCGCCCGAAACGATCGTCGCCGGCCCCATCGCCTCGAAAAGCTGTTCGGCGCGCGCTTCGTCGATCAGGGTCATGCCGCCCTTGCGCAAGCCCTGCGCGATGAGAAAATCATCGTCGGCGCGGCTGATGACATCCACGATGGCGTTGCCGAGGCCAAGAACGTGATAAGGGCAGGAGGTCATGAGCGGCTTTCTTTAGGTTCGGGTTGCGGCTTTGAAATTTAGCCGATGCGGCGCGGGAGTCTACCGATCAAGCGCGCTTTCATGCCAGCGGGCGAGCATGGCGCCCGAGAGTGCCGACAGCATGGCGAAGATGGCGACGCCGGTCAGCGAGATCAGAAAGAGGGCCGCGAACATGCGCGGAATGTTCAGCCGGTAGCCGGCCTCAATGATGCGAAAGGCGAGGCCGGCGCCCTTGCCGGCGGCGCCGGCCGCCAGCTCCGCGGCGATCGCGCCGACGAGCGCAAGGCCGCCGCCGATGCGCAATCCGCTGAGGAAATAGGGCAGGGCGGCGGGCATTCGCAGCAAATACAGCGTGCGCCAGCGCGAGGCGCGATAGAGCGTGAAAAGATCGACAAGATTACGATCGACCGACGCAAGGCCGAAAGCGGTATTTGAAAGGATGGGAAAAAAGGCGACGAGGAAAGCGCAGACGCGCACGGCGCTCGCGGCGTCGAGATAGATGAGAAGCAAAGGCGCGATGGCGATGATCGGCGTCACCTGCAAAATGATCGCGACCGGCAAAAAGGCCCGCTCGACCCATTTCGATTGGGCAAAAAGGGCGGCCAGAAGGACGCCGCCGACGACCGCCAACGCCAGCGCTTCGAGCGTCGTCGAAAGTGTGACAAGCAGCGCCGGAAAAAGAATCGCGCGATCCGTCGCGAGCGTCGTCAGCACCAGCGTCGGCGCCGGCAGAATATAGGGCGGCACATCGTAAAGGTGCACCAGCGCCTCCCAGACGATCAGCGCCGCCGCGAGAACCGCAGCGGGCGGCCCGAGGCGGCGGCGCCAGTCGGGCGCTCTCATGACGCGGCTCCATCGTGCATCGCCCGCTGCAATGCTTCTGAGGTCCGCTGGCAGAGCAGGGCAAAGGCCGGACTCGAGCGAAAGTCGTCGCGCGGCGCGTCGTTGGCGATTTCGGCCGTGATGCGGCCGGGTTTTCGCCCCATGACTGCGATGCGGGTCGAAAGATAGGCGCTTTCATAGATCGAATGCGTGACGAAGACGATCGTCGCGCCGCTCTCCTCCTTGAGACGCAGCAGTTCATCGTTCAGCTGGAAACGCGAAATTTCATCGAGC
Protein-coding sequences here:
- a CDS encoding ABC transporter permease — its product is MRAPDWRRRLGPPAAVLAAALIVWEALVHLYDVPPYILPAPTLVLTTLATDRAILFPALLVTLSTTLEALALAVVGGVLLAALFAQSKWVERAFLPVAIILQVTPIIAIAPLLLIYLDAASAVRVCAFLVAFFPILSNTAFGLASVDRNLVDLFTLYRASRWRTLYLLRMPAALPYFLSGLRIGGGLALVGAIAAELAAGAAGKGAGLAFRIIEAGYRLNIPRMFAALFLISLTGVAIFAMLSALSGAMLARWHESALDR